DNA sequence from the Uloborus diversus isolate 005 chromosome 1, Udiv.v.3.1, whole genome shotgun sequence genome:
ATATTTCACCCCCACCCGTCATTTCAAAAATCTCGATCCCCCTCTAGGCTCGGGCACGGGATAACAGATGTCCCTTCTCGCCACTAGTTGcggaaattttacatttgaaagctctagttaatgtaatttaatgtacAGGATTTGTATAAAAAGAAACCGGACTGTGTTTGTGACGCCTTGGTTAAACGTTTGTAAACGGTATACCGGTTGTTGGTGCTCTAGTGGTGGTGGGGGATCGAGAGAAGGGGACCCGATTCAGTTGCCTCCAAACGCTTGGAGGGTTAGCGTCGTGCGAGAGAGCAGTGCGTGTTAGTGATCGGAGTGAAAATGGAGCGTACCATCGAGCAACGTGAAAACATCAAATTTTGTGTCAAACTTAAGAGAACGCCTACGGAATCTCTTCAAATGATCAATATGAGGTTTACGGTGAGGAAGCTTTATCCAGAACTCAAGCACACAAGAATGCACACAAACTGTGGCATAAGAATTTCCGAGAGGGCCGCGATGACGTCCACTACGAACAGCTCGACGAACGTCCATCAACCTGTCACACGAACtcaaatgtgcaaaaagttcGTAATGTGTCACCGACCGTCGTCTGAGCATCCTGAGCAATCGCAGAAAAGGTCGGGATCGATAAGATGACCGTTTACGATATTGTTAAGAACGATCTGGACATGAGGAAAATATGTGCTAAGCTGGTGCCAAAACACCTGACGGACGAGCAAAAAGAGTGTCGTGTGCCGGATACGGCACCACCGGATTTCTTCCTATTCCCCAAGGTCAAGAGAGTACTAAAGGAAACGCGGTTCGGGACTCTGGAAGCTGTTCAATTCGCTACGACGAGGATTCTAGAAGCTTTACGGGTTGCCGACTTCCAGGGGGCGTTCAGGAACTGGAAAATTCGGTACCAAAGGGTTATCGCCTTTTCATGGGGACTGCTTCGAAGGTTTCTAGAGAAAAAGAGTAGAAATTTTGccaataaatatgttttctaagCTCAGTCCGgttactttttatacaaacccTGTATATTTTGTTAATTTGGCAAACTATTTTAGATTGCAAACAATTATTGTTTTTGGATCTTTACtgctagttatatatatatatatatatatatatatatatatatatatatatatatatatatatatatatatatatatatatataaccttagtggtttataattttttataacaagAATTTAACCACACTCGAGTCGAAATTTTCCTATTTTCTGCAAAGAACGAATCAAAAcaaaaaggaagggaaaaaaattaggGGAAAAACCTCACTGGTACGTTAAACATTCACTCAATCACTTGCaacgtttgttttttctttgcaaaaaaagaagaaaaaaggaaaatagaagATAGACAAGAAAATATATGCAGgaagaaaaatacttaaaaaaaaaaaaaaaaaatcaccgttCTTTGAATTTTTAACCAAGAACTTGCCGGTCCTCGAATCACTTAACGATTGAAAAACGTTGGGCAGttttaattttggataattttaCGATTAAAATCACAGATGGCGCTACTATTCAATTTGACGTTCTTTCTTAGAATATTCTTCCTCTCTGATAAAATCTCTTTTCTGAAAACAAGAATTTCTCGATCTTGGTCTTCTtggtaaaaaagtattttaacaaaGACAATTATTTAGAGttatcaaaggggggggggagcggacaCGTGCTACCCCCTAACTGTAAAAACCTTTTTACACataagtttttgtttttcgataaaattatcCGAGTGTAACTATAAACTCTTTACCCTTTGCTCCCTCTGccccagaaaattttgaaacagcTCCCTCCTTCTCCTTCTTCTATCTTAGCAAGGACATATTAACGGTATTTTAAATTGTCGGTTCGGTGTCAAGAGCAAATTTTGTAtcactaaacaatttatttactttgctttttcagCAGGAATCTGAtttctcaatgaaaaaaaaagaagggtatAATAAAAACTATCAGAGAAAAACTAGAAACTAAAGTTTGGTTAAGGCGATATCTACatctttttcaagaattttacGACAGATTtctcaaattacttaaaaaatacattaacatgCGGGATAGATTTCtatttatgtatgattttttttcatagatGGAGCCACtgcgtatttttttcatttgaaccaCATTCTAAGTCGAACCCACGCGCGTTGGTCGAACGGTGTAGATGCCTTGAAGACAAGGTTTCGGTTACCACAAGCCGCAAAAGAACTAGGGTCATTCTCGTTTCTCCAGAATGTGTGTaacttgaacaaaaatatttttcaatttcagaacctcttttctttcattctttcatgAAATTGCTAGTGCTACCTACTAGTAGTAAACATAAATAATGGCCCAACTAAATTCTAATTCTCGCTGAagaaaatgagaggaaaaaaaaaaaaaaaaaaaaaaaaaacccttgttcACAGAAAGGAAAAAGGAAAAGGTGTTTGAAAATTGAGGCCAAATTTATATCAAAGAAGTAatttgttaattgtgtaaacaatgaactattttaatgattagtgtgaatctaatattaagctctcttaaacAAGATCTATTACCCAAAAGGTTCAGAAAACTTCAGCATCCCTCGGAATTTTTAAGGGGCTGaaatatgactgaaaaattgtgcTTAGTTTCTGCTTTTAACTGAGTTGTTAAAGAGATTGCCAATGTAAAAGcttgaaaactaaaaatgtttattggaaaaattgaataattaaaagagAGGACACATTAATAAAATGGGGTCACAAGTTatcttttcaattcaaacatgggattttgttcaattttgctgCAATGCATTTATGTGATTTAATTTCTTTTGTGAAGTCTTATGTCTGATTCAACAGCTTACTACCCTTATTCATCGAGCATTGCACTActtcatattgtaacggatccggtgagacttccaacttacttgaaaggacgacacagttcttgataaagaacacaggagctttatttacactgtgtacaggagaaatcgttaacaactgctaaattaatcatcagcaattaaacaagtatcactccacaccgtaaactcaacggctacacacgtatttacttccaaatacgaaaacaacacagcgaaatgcctcgcaataaacagagctaatacactctcagtacgaattctcaatcgaaactaaactttttatcacgcgggacgcttttataaacatcgaaagaaatctcgcAAATATTCCACAAggttccaaacgcttctggaaaatagtagaccgttatcaaattttatcaatgaacaaaaaagaaatagggaggtcgtatactttagccgaatgtataggggttgtatattcattacgggaaactatttacaggttacgttactacaataattactatgtacagaatttgtaacaacatGTAACATACGCAATATTAATCTGTCGGGAGGGTGGAATAAACTTTAGTGAATTCTGCTGGGTCAATTCTGTTAATATACTACTCGTAGCACTAATACGTTTTGTATTAATGCGCGTGgaagttttagaaaaatttctccaaacgaaaagcggggggggggggacaaaatgaGACCAAGATTTTCCTAGTTTCAAAGGCTAATGGGCCtcgcttttaaataaaacaaggcTGACAGTTaagttacttttaattaaaatttttgttaaaaaataatatagtattagcatatttccaaattagtaaattcGAGAATATACTggtaatctatataaataaaatataaataaaacagagaatatatgtgtatgtatgtaagtagtgTGTTCTCTATAGAAgttcagttttcgtcggatctcgaccaaatttggcaaggaGGTATCTGAGCACCCGAGTAAAAACGTAAGGGGGAAGGGGAGAGGGGGTTAGGGGGGGGGTCGAACCTCCAAAAAATatcgaaccgttcgaattttaattttaggacccgaaaaggGCATTAAATGCCCCTCACACTCGGAATCCTCTACTCAAGGAGGTGAggaaattttccattaatataggcctaatggatacaatTTTCAaggaaagaatttattttcttcgttactgcaatctgcacatgttaaacagtgaaaatatgtgcacttctttttttttacattaatttacatcactgaaattcaagttcatagaGGTGAGAATTGTCTttaaccaaacttttttttaaaacaaaatctatattcttgtttttcaacaaaaatcttacaacttctttatggctaaaaataaacaaggtaATCATGGGAAATTAAATGTGGTGTCATAACTGCCATCtattaatgagaaatggcattttgtgtttttcTACCCCATAACCATCCAACTCTTTGTTTGGaatctttcaatttaattttcaccCAAGTTGCTGTGCTCGAATTCTTTGAAAAGTTGGTATAATACCTGTTGAGAAGTTCAAGATTCGATAATCAGAAAAATTATCTAACATCTAATTATTATTTCTATTGAAATATTGAGCAAAGTATTTTTACATAAATCCTCCTATATGTGAGTGAAAAAATAGTCATAGATACTAATATTACACATTAATAGAAAGCCTGATATTTCTGCATGACATGAAATTTGTTCGAATTTTTCAAGGTAGTTAGAACGCgtattataattgttttatacGAGTTTCTCGTTAAAATGGAGGTGAGCCTTGAATTAGAAACAGCGGTCATTGTTAAAAGCGGTCACTATTGTACAGTAATTTTATTCAATGTCATGAGATTTCATTGGTTTTATTGCAGCTGCGGTGttattattagaattttttttttttgtgagttgcCAAATACGAGCATAAGAACGAGTTTTATGACTATACTTTTCATTAATTTCACCATCTGTCAAATGTCTTGAATACCTCCTGCCGGCAAATTACAAAAAAGTTTAGAGGGCCAAATGCAAACATATGGTCCATAGGTTTCATATTAACGTTGATCtaatatccttatatatatatatatatacacacacacatatatatatatatatatataatagcgagtgatcgagtaacgctcctgacgtcaccaaacaatgaaactcgctccacgtcatgataatttgataatttttattttttttttggtaatgtttgacatgcagagaaatgcttgattttgacaaggctgaactagatccggtaacttaactgttttactggtgtaAGActagttttaggagaatgaaaaaaaaagaattaacgctatctactggagttcagggttaatccacttcCACTAGAGTTATCAAACTGgatctatcaaaatatcactaaacaggcaatggctcgttcaaatgtagaagcaattttcacctgtcctatattgacgggcgattttctagaaaTGAAAGAAATGAGAGTTCTGTAAatcatttgaataatttaattataatgttttttttagggTAAATCCGATTATtcacattttttctcatttaaattattttttaatattaaggtTTATTGAGCTTAGTTCTTATTTCGCATCTTTAACTGATCTTCAGCGAATTTAGCAATAGCGGACACACATCCTCTCGTAAAATTCTCCCCAACGATATCAGTACTGTTTGGAACATGACCACAGTAACCTGGCATCATGTAATCATTGAGAACTCTTCTACCCACTGCAGGAACACGACTGTTTATGATGACTTTGTTCAGTTTCTGATCTCGGAATCTTTGTTCTTCAACTTTGATGGGCTGTGCTATTTGTGGTTCTGTTGGCTTCAGACGACCGGCTATGCGTGGATGTCTCTGCAGTATTTCAGACGTGACTCGTCCGTAGCTGGAACCGACCACTAGGGGTAATTCCGGACAGAATCCTGTGTATCCGGGTATGAAGTGGGGCTGAGGTGTCAGGTCTGGTTTTATGAATGGCTTTTTTATCTTCTCATCTGTGGACATCTTTTCGAATGACATTTCGCTTGGTGTCAGTCTATAATTAAAGAAGTTCATCAGATACATATGTGTATCATGGCATTACTTTTtacgaattaaattttattttgttactagaaaatcgcatgtcaaggtatgacgggtaaaaattgctccTACGTTTTGATGAAGtcattgcctgttcggtgatactttgatagttgaagttttaaccctaaatccagtggattaatcccATAGACTAAAGAAATTCTTTACTCtatgatttttattaatttctttactctatgattaAGCCTAAACTCAAGTAGATAGCGTtcgttctcctaaaatgacactctaaccagtaaagcagttaagatgcagttcagcctcgtcaaaataaagcatttccctgcatgtcaaacattaccaaaaaatattatggaattatcatggcgtggagcgagtttcattgttgatgacgtcaggagcgttactcgattattcgctattatatatatatatgagtcagtgagaagcaaaggaatgtaagttgcaaaattaaaaagttcGAGATAACCAGCGCAAGTGGTAGGCCAACCTTACCTCtgttttgaggcaagagatagtactattaggcatggtaggtgctgctatgcagcatgatttagaaaacttttacaatgaaagtctacctaggaccttatctttaaacgcgttttactcaaaaattgaaaatgtccactaaaacctctttgcttctcactgcctcatattaggatgggtttttggaaaaaacaaaaacttaagactaaatattaaaaatatgccTTTTCGGCCACTTCAATGCTGGAGCATCTTTTGAAACGACCAGAATTTTAAAGACGTTATCTTCCCATACAAAATCAGAACAACTATCTTTGACATTTGTTCGACTTTCTATAAACTATTGATGGACAAAAGATATATTTTCGGATTCCTGGTTTTCGTGAAAGCATGGAGGCATAGAAAATGTTCCTGCATTTTAAGGAAGGGATCCGAAGCTTTGTAATAAAGGACATGGAGTTAAAACCAGCTCTAATTTTTTGAGAATGAATTTTGTGTTGCCTTGTTCTCGTGGTGCTTTAATATAGGCTATCTTCACTTGAGATCTACAATGTTCCGCGAAGTGACTGTTACCTGCCTCCGAGCAAAGAGCACCCCCCAAAGTGGCCATTGCTTTGAGAGAAAAATCTAGGATTATTATGAAATCACctgtaaataaaaatttccaaggcagaaaaaaaaatcgcatttgaCAGGCTCTAGAACGACCGATTGCGTTAACTTTGCTTTACGTTAACAGCAAGTCCGCCGGGCTAAGAAACAAAAATcttatctgcagctgagttcaaaatgagaaattgccatttatagttgtgtgtgttcatatatttgattcaaatgcaactttttcagcattttttaaaaaatatttcct
Encoded proteins:
- the LOC129217454 gene encoding protein FAM166B-like, translating into MSTDEKIKKPFIKPDLTPQPHFIPGYTGFCPELPLVVGSSYGRVTSEILQRHPRIAGRLKPTEPQIAQPIKVEEQRFRDQKLNKVIINSRVPAVGRRVLNDYMMPGYCGHVPNSTDIVGENFTRGCVSAIAKFAEDQLKMRNKN